One genomic window of Candidatus Nitrospira inopinata includes the following:
- a CDS encoding DUF488 domain-containing protein: MTGSLPTLWTIGHSTRPVEEFIALLSTHGIRRLIDVRTIPRSKHNPQFNRDTLANALAGAGIGYRHEAKLGGLRKPQKDSINLGWRNASFRGYADYMQTEEFRRAVQGLMAWGTDIKTAIMCAEAVPWRCHRSLIADSLAAKGWEVRHILSKTKADRHRMTSFATYEKGVLSYPDPLSRLF, from the coding sequence ATGACCGGCTCACTTCCCACGTTGTGGACCATCGGCCATTCCACGAGGCCGGTCGAGGAATTTATTGCATTGCTGAGCACGCACGGGATCCGACGGCTTATCGACGTCCGCACTATTCCACGCTCCAAACATAACCCACAATTTAATAGAGACACCCTAGCAAACGCTCTGGCCGGAGCCGGCATCGGCTATCGGCATGAGGCCAAACTCGGGGGCTTGCGCAAACCCCAAAAAGATTCGATCAACCTGGGCTGGCGCAACGCAAGCTTTCGCGGCTATGCGGACTACATGCAGACGGAGGAATTCAGAAGAGCGGTCCAAGGGCTGATGGCATGGGGCACGGACATAAAAACGGCCATCATGTGCGCCGAAGCAGTGCCGTGGCGCTGCCATCGGTCGCTCATCGCCGACTCGTTGGCGGCTAAAGGCTGGGAGGTCCGACACATCCTGTCGAAGACAAAAGCCGACCGTCACCGGATGACCTCCTTTGCCACATACGAGAAGGGAGTTCTCTCTTATCCCGATCCCCTTTCGCGGTTGTTCTGA
- a CDS encoding methyltransferase domain-containing protein, with protein MPIDAVTQKVSDRYAKAAASGEQMCCPTSYDMQRLKTFIPEEVLTVSYGCGTPVGLDTVRPGETVLDIGSGGGIDCFEASRLVGPTGRVIGIDMTDVMLDIARRNAPIVAANLGYPSSNVEFRKGLADAMPVEDGMIDLIISNCVINLAPDKRKVFDEIFRVAKPGGRFTISDIVSDQTVPQYLVHDAGKWGDCLSGALTLTDYMNGLMDAGFLGIHLVKFSPWRVIDGIHFFSVTLTGYKQPLSIPSMASRYATLRGPFRQVVDELGTTYERGIPRPISPEQGWLLSTAALAHHFLLTTEPVQLDAADPRWQAVLPAQTPCTWQGHYALLAGPFLEAADDDQHVYRRGEPLEICSKTLAVLQTDGYASHFVILNRAGQPVGETAVECAPNGGCC; from the coding sequence ATGCCGATTGATGCCGTCACTCAAAAAGTCAGCGACCGCTACGCCAAGGCCGCCGCCAGCGGCGAGCAGATGTGTTGCCCGACGAGCTACGACATGCAACGGCTCAAGACCTTTATTCCAGAAGAAGTGCTCACGGTCTCCTACGGCTGCGGGACCCCGGTCGGACTCGACACGGTCCGTCCTGGTGAAACGGTGTTGGACATCGGGTCCGGAGGTGGCATCGATTGTTTTGAAGCCTCCCGTCTGGTCGGCCCGACCGGCCGCGTGATCGGCATCGATATGACCGACGTGATGCTGGATATTGCCAGGCGAAATGCGCCGATTGTGGCGGCCAACCTCGGTTATCCTTCATCCAATGTGGAATTTCGCAAGGGCCTGGCCGACGCCATGCCGGTCGAGGACGGCATGATCGATCTCATCATCTCGAACTGCGTCATCAACCTGGCACCGGACAAGCGCAAGGTGTTCGACGAAATATTCCGCGTGGCGAAACCGGGCGGGCGGTTTACCATTTCCGATATCGTGTCGGATCAGACCGTGCCGCAATATCTCGTCCATGACGCGGGAAAATGGGGCGATTGTTTGTCCGGGGCGCTGACGCTGACCGACTATATGAACGGCCTGATGGATGCCGGCTTTCTGGGCATCCATTTGGTCAAGTTCTCGCCCTGGCGTGTGATCGACGGAATCCATTTCTTTTCCGTTACCTTGACCGGCTACAAACAGCCGCTGTCCATCCCCTCTATGGCCTCTCGATATGCGACCCTCCGCGGACCGTTTCGCCAAGTGGTCGATGAGCTGGGAACCACGTACGAACGTGGCATCCCACGGCCGATTTCGCCGGAACAAGGATGGCTCTTATCCACCGCTGCGCTGGCTCATCACTTCCTCCTTACTACCGAACCGGTTCAGCTTGACGCCGCCGACCCACGCTGGCAGGCCGTGCTGCCGGCTCAGACTCCCTGCACCTGGCAAGGCCACTACGCGCTGCTGGCCGGCCCCTTCTTGGAAGCGGCCGATGACGATCAGCACGTCTATCGACGGGGAGAGCCCCTTGAGATCTGTTCCAAGACTCTGGCCGTGTTGCAGACGGACGGGTATGCTTCCCACTTCGTAATCCTGAATCGGGCCGGGCAACCCGTCGGCGAGACCGCTGTCGAGTGCGCTCCAAACGGAGGCTGCTGTTAA
- a CDS encoding VOC family protein yields MAYLQRISPCLWFDDQAEEAAIFYVSVFKNSKLGAITRYGEAGARVSGRPIGSVMTVEFVIAGQQFLALNGGPLFKFSEAISFMVKCDSQQEIDEMWEKLSEGGEQGQCGWLKDRYGLSWQIVSPMWDDMLRDSDGRRSERVMEAILRMTKPDLKAIQDAYEGR; encoded by the coding sequence ATGGCGTATTTGCAACGGATCAGTCCATGTCTCTGGTTTGACGACCAAGCCGAAGAGGCGGCGATATTTTACGTGTCAGTATTCAAGAATTCGAAGCTGGGAGCGATCACCCGTTATGGAGAAGCCGGCGCCCGGGTCTCGGGCCGACCGATAGGCTCGGTCATGACCGTGGAGTTTGTCATCGCAGGTCAGCAGTTCTTGGCTCTCAATGGCGGGCCGCTCTTCAAATTCAGCGAGGCGATCTCGTTCATGGTGAAATGCGACTCGCAACAGGAGATTGACGAGATGTGGGAGAAACTCTCCGAGGGAGGCGAGCAAGGTCAGTGCGGATGGCTCAAAGACCGCTACGGGCTGTCCTGGCAGATCGTATCACCGATGTGGGATGACATGTTGCGGGACTCTGACGGCAGGAGATCGGAGCGAGTGATGGAGGCCATTCTGCGAATGACCAAGCCCGATCTCAAGGCGATCCAAGATGCGTACGAAGGCCGATAG
- a CDS encoding TfoX/Sxy family protein, which yields MPAKHDGFKDFVLDQLSDMSGVRCRAMFGGHGLYRGTAFFGIIHKGRLYFKVTPRTVARYKNHGMAPFRPNAKQTLSSFYEVPVEIIEDAEQVIDWAVASVPR from the coding sequence ATGCCGGCCAAGCACGACGGTTTCAAAGACTTCGTGCTCGACCAACTCTCCGACATGAGCGGCGTGAGATGCCGTGCCATGTTCGGCGGCCATGGTCTCTATCGCGGCACCGCCTTCTTCGGCATCATCCATAAAGGCCGGCTGTACTTCAAAGTCACCCCCCGGACGGTCGCCCGTTACAAAAATCACGGTATGGCACCCTTCCGACCGAACGCCAAACAAACCCTCTCGTCATTCTACGAAGTGCCCGTCGAGATCATCGAAGACGCCGAGCAAGTAATCGATTGGGCCGTCGCGTCAGTGCCTCGATGA
- a CDS encoding inorganic phosphate transporter: protein MELLAFFLILALAYANGSNDVSKSVATLVGSGVTEYNTAILWGTIWTVAGASASAFIGGAMVKTFSGGLVRPDTMFQPAAVLSILTGTIVWILFASRAGLPVSTTHALTGAIVGAGLTSLPPEALIWPAIAKKIALPLLLGPLLALAVSFLLYPAMRHAATRWEGSCLCVMPASRALVTIDAHGGTRTLFQTTTFGRPVAAVPLHCERAGLRGLVLGLDTAHWLSSGLASFARGMNDAPKIVAMLLLGSISAAGLGGASPLAWFGGVALAMGIGSYLGGLRVTTVLAERVTTMDHVEGLSANLTTSSLVLLSGIMGLPVSTTHVSSSAIIGIGFRNGVRTIRWRTVRDMVFAWIVTLPVSACLAGLSYRIFALAF, encoded by the coding sequence ATGGAGCTGCTCGCCTTCTTCCTTATCCTGGCTCTAGCCTACGCCAACGGCTCGAACGACGTATCGAAGTCCGTCGCCACTCTCGTGGGAAGCGGGGTCACCGAATACAACACCGCCATCCTCTGGGGAACTATCTGGACCGTCGCCGGCGCCTCGGCCTCGGCGTTCATCGGCGGAGCGATGGTCAAGACCTTCAGCGGAGGCCTTGTTCGGCCCGACACGATGTTCCAGCCCGCAGCCGTTCTGTCGATCTTGACCGGAACGATAGTCTGGATCTTGTTCGCATCACGCGCCGGCCTTCCTGTTTCAACGACCCATGCCTTGACCGGCGCCATCGTGGGAGCGGGGTTGACCTCCTTGCCCCCCGAAGCATTGATCTGGCCCGCCATCGCCAAGAAGATCGCGTTGCCGCTCTTGCTCGGCCCGCTGCTGGCTCTGGCCGTTTCTTTTCTTCTCTATCCGGCGATGCGTCACGCAGCGACGCGATGGGAAGGAAGCTGCCTCTGCGTCATGCCGGCATCCCGCGCCTTAGTGACCATCGACGCGCACGGCGGCACCAGAACCCTATTCCAAACGACGACCTTCGGCCGACCGGTCGCCGCCGTCCCGTTGCACTGCGAGCGGGCCGGCTTGCGAGGGCTTGTGCTGGGACTGGATACGGCGCATTGGCTTTCCAGCGGCCTGGCGTCGTTCGCCCGCGGGATGAACGACGCGCCGAAAATCGTGGCGATGCTTCTGCTTGGTTCCATATCCGCGGCAGGGCTAGGCGGCGCATCACCGCTTGCATGGTTCGGCGGAGTTGCGCTGGCGATGGGGATCGGCAGTTACCTTGGAGGGTTGCGTGTCACGACGGTGCTGGCCGAGCGCGTCACAACAATGGATCATGTGGAAGGACTCTCGGCGAATCTGACGACGTCTTCTCTGGTTCTTTTATCCGGCATCATGGGGTTGCCGGTCTCAACCACGCACGTCAGCAGCTCCGCCATCATCGGGATCGGCTTCCGGAACGGCGTTCGCACAATCCGGTGGCGGACCGTTCGCGACATGGTGTTTGCCTGGATCGTCACATTGCCGGTATCGGCGTGTCTCGCCGGCCTCTCCTACCGGATCTTTGCCCTGGCTTTTTAG
- a CDS encoding MoaD/ThiS family protein, with product MVRVVLPQHLRTLARVGGEVQLDVPAPITQRAVLDALERRYPMLRGTIRDHVTLKRRPFIRFFACERDLSHESLDAPLPEAVAKGEEPLLIVGAMAGG from the coding sequence CTGGTCCGAGTTGTGTTGCCCCAACACTTGCGCACGCTGGCGCGCGTGGGCGGCGAAGTCCAATTGGACGTGCCGGCCCCGATCACGCAGCGCGCCGTGCTCGATGCGCTGGAGCGGCGGTATCCGATGCTGCGCGGCACGATCCGCGATCACGTGACGCTGAAGCGCCGGCCGTTCATCCGCTTCTTCGCCTGCGAACGGGATCTTTCTCATGAATCCCTGGACGCGCCGCTGCCGGAAGCGGTGGCCAAAGGGGAGGAGCCGTTGCTGATCGTCGGTGCCATGGCGGGAGGATGA
- a CDS encoding patatin-like phospholipase family protein has product MSLKRTSSSCVIVACAFFLALGGCAHYPVNGPHTSDRPAPRYQFAQQADGLNTDSLFICLAFSGGGTRAAALSYGVLDKLRQTRITWKGVEKSLLDEVDCISSISGGSFTAAYYGLFGDRIFQEFRPKFLDVNIQRALLWRLFNPINWVRLASPYFNRIDLAAEYYDEHLFEGKTFAALAQPARRPFVIVNATNMVNGERFEFTQEQFDFLASDLNGYPVARAAAASSAFPFLLSPITLKNYPHVDFRPPKDYQEGLQDYDDNRRRYYWAKNRMMYVDDEQYPYLHLMDGGLSDNIGLRPIEAAYRRTSGFIRRLINEGKIEKFVIIVVNARTVEKDTLSRSESPPGILTVASKTATIAMENYSVETIETMKELRLERMKAQKTLAACQKRLEQCPGSTPLPAFATTIDPYVIEVNFEALREPSRRDYFQSLPTSFALTGEQVDALIHVGPQLLEESPDYREFLENLAIP; this is encoded by the coding sequence TTGAGCTTAAAGAGAACGAGTAGCTCCTGCGTCATTGTCGCCTGTGCGTTCTTCCTCGCCCTCGGCGGCTGCGCCCACTATCCGGTCAACGGGCCTCACACAAGCGACCGTCCGGCGCCGCGTTATCAGTTTGCACAACAGGCGGACGGCCTCAATACCGATTCGCTGTTTATCTGCCTCGCGTTTTCCGGCGGCGGGACAAGGGCGGCCGCGCTCTCCTATGGAGTGTTGGACAAGCTCCGACAGACGCGCATCACGTGGAAGGGAGTCGAGAAAAGCCTATTGGACGAAGTGGATTGTATCTCGTCGATTTCCGGCGGGTCGTTCACCGCGGCGTACTACGGCCTGTTCGGCGACCGGATTTTTCAGGAGTTCCGCCCCAAGTTTCTCGACGTCAACATCCAACGCGCGCTCCTCTGGCGGCTGTTCAACCCGATCAACTGGGTGCGGCTGGCATCGCCCTATTTCAACCGCATCGACTTGGCCGCGGAGTATTACGACGAGCATCTGTTCGAGGGCAAGACCTTCGCCGCCCTCGCCCAGCCCGCCAGACGTCCGTTCGTGATCGTGAACGCCACCAACATGGTGAACGGCGAGCGGTTCGAGTTCACTCAAGAACAATTTGATTTTCTCGCGTCGGATCTCAATGGATATCCGGTGGCACGTGCCGCGGCCGCCTCATCGGCGTTTCCCTTCCTCCTGAGCCCCATTACGCTCAAGAATTATCCGCACGTCGATTTTCGGCCGCCCAAGGATTATCAAGAGGGCTTGCAAGATTATGACGACAACCGGCGCCGCTATTATTGGGCCAAGAACCGCATGATGTATGTGGACGACGAACAATACCCCTACCTGCACCTCATGGACGGAGGACTCTCGGACAACATCGGGCTGCGTCCCATCGAAGCCGCTTACCGTCGCACCAGCGGATTCATTCGCCGACTGATCAACGAAGGAAAAATCGAGAAGTTCGTCATCATCGTCGTCAACGCCCGCACTGTCGAGAAAGACACCCTCAGCCGAAGCGAAAGCCCGCCGGGCATCTTGACCGTCGCGTCGAAGACCGCGACGATCGCCATGGAGAACTATAGCGTCGAAACGATCGAGACGATGAAGGAGCTGCGGCTCGAACGGATGAAGGCGCAAAAAACCCTCGCCGCCTGCCAGAAGCGGCTCGAGCAGTGTCCCGGCTCGACTCCCTTGCCCGCCTTCGCGACGACGATCGATCCCTACGTGATCGAGGTCAATTTCGAGGCGCTTCGGGAGCCCTCGCGGCGCGATTACTTTCAATCCCTGCCGACCAGCTTTGCCCTGACCGGCGAACAGGTGGACGCGCTCATTCACGTCGGCCCGCAGTTGTTGGAGGAATCCCCCGACTACCGGGAATTCCTGGAAAACCTGGCGATTCCCTGA
- a CDS encoding class I SAM-dependent methyltransferase — MTRPTAEQIIATQRSDWNRVAPGWEKWDRFFDEQMTFLNHRLVGDARLRPGMKVLDLGSGTGYPALLAAQTVGPSGRVIGLDLAEQMVAAAERKAKRLGSTNVTFRQGDVTTLPFEDRSFEAVTSRFCLMFLPDVPKALSEIGRVLKPGGWMAVAVWSAPDKNPSISLSVEAIRKVVDLPPPDPTAPGIFRLAKPGDLSGMVERAGFSDVSESEFIAEWAYASADEYYESLLDIAAPVQALMAKLSDEQRETVKRLMLEAANRYQRSGHLVFPFVVRLVAARKPQ, encoded by the coding sequence ATGACACGGCCAACCGCTGAACAGATCATTGCAACCCAACGATCGGATTGGAACCGTGTCGCCCCCGGCTGGGAAAAGTGGGACCGGTTCTTCGACGAGCAGATGACGTTCCTCAATCACCGGCTGGTCGGCGACGCGCGCCTACGCCCCGGCATGAAGGTGCTCGACCTCGGCTCCGGCACCGGTTATCCAGCCCTGCTCGCCGCCCAGACAGTCGGACCGTCGGGCAGGGTGATCGGGCTTGATCTCGCCGAGCAGATGGTCGCCGCCGCCGAACGGAAGGCCAAGCGTCTGGGCTCGACCAACGTCACGTTCCGGCAAGGGGACGTGACGACCCTGCCGTTTGAGGACCGTTCGTTCGAGGCCGTGACCAGCCGCTTTTGCCTGATGTTCTTGCCCGATGTCCCCAAGGCACTGTCTGAAATCGGGCGCGTGCTCAAGCCGGGCGGCTGGATGGCCGTCGCTGTATGGTCCGCGCCGGATAAAAACCCGTCGATCAGTCTGTCGGTGGAAGCGATTCGAAAGGTCGTGGACCTGCCGCCGCCGGACCCGACGGCGCCCGGCATCTTTCGCCTGGCGAAACCGGGCGACTTGAGCGGCATGGTCGAGCGGGCTGGGTTCAGCGACGTGAGCGAATCGGAATTCATCGCGGAGTGGGCCTATGCCTCGGCCGACGAGTACTATGAAAGCCTGTTAGATATCGCGGCGCCCGTGCAGGCCTTGATGGCAAAACTCTCGGATGAGCAGCGAGAGACAGTCAAGCGTCTCATGCTTGAAGCCGCCAACCGGTATCAGCGTAGCGGTCATCTCGTCTTTCCCTTTGTCGTTCGTCTGGTGGCGGCGCGCAAGCCGCAGTGA
- the arsS gene encoding arsenosugar biosynthesis radical SAM (seleno)protein ArsS (Some members of this family are selenoproteins.): MALTLLGRSSPLASPAEQLRVLDRPSGPSPFDLRLREAGLFPLHATGITVLQINVGKLCNQTCRHCHVDAGPDRPESMSRETAEQCLAALARTDIPTVDLTGGAPELNPNFRRLVEQARALGRHVIDRCNLSVLLLPSQADLAHFLAEHRVEIIASLPSFRAGQTDTQRGEGVFEKSMEALRLLNQAGYGRPESGLVLNLVHNPVGAFLPPKQSALEAQFKRELRAKHGVEFNRLYTITNMPISRFLAFLLESGNYEQYMTRLANAFNPIAAAGVMCRYTLSVGWDGTLYDCDFNQMLDLPVSHGAPRHIRDFDPTRLHRRQIVTRNHCYGCTAGTGSSCGGSVTG; encoded by the coding sequence ATGGCCCTGACGTTGCTTGGCCGAAGCAGCCCGCTGGCCTCGCCGGCCGAACAACTTCGGGTTCTTGATCGCCCTTCCGGTCCGTCGCCCTTTGACCTTCGGCTTCGCGAGGCCGGGCTCTTTCCGCTTCATGCCACAGGTATCACCGTGCTTCAGATCAACGTGGGCAAGCTCTGCAACCAGACCTGCCGTCACTGCCACGTGGACGCGGGACCTGATCGACCGGAGAGCATGTCGAGAGAGACGGCGGAACAGTGCCTGGCAGCCTTGGCCCGGACCGACATTCCCACGGTGGATCTCACCGGCGGGGCGCCGGAACTCAACCCCAACTTTCGCCGGTTGGTCGAACAGGCTCGCGCCCTGGGACGTCACGTGATCGATCGGTGCAACCTGTCGGTCCTGCTGCTTCCGTCGCAAGCGGACTTGGCTCACTTTCTGGCCGAGCACCGTGTCGAGATCATCGCCTCCCTGCCGTCGTTTCGAGCCGGCCAAACCGACACGCAGCGGGGCGAAGGGGTCTTTGAGAAATCGATGGAGGCGCTTCGCCTGCTCAACCAGGCCGGCTACGGCCGGCCGGAGAGTGGACTCGTCCTGAATCTGGTCCATAATCCGGTCGGCGCCTTTCTGCCGCCCAAACAGTCGGCCCTCGAAGCCCAGTTCAAGCGCGAACTGCGGGCCAAGCACGGCGTCGAATTCAACCGGCTCTACACCATCACGAACATGCCGATCAGCCGGTTTCTGGCCTTCTTATTGGAAAGCGGCAACTACGAACAGTACATGACGCGGCTGGCGAATGCGTTCAATCCCATAGCCGCCGCCGGCGTGATGTGTCGGTACACCCTGTCGGTCGGCTGGGATGGGACGTTGTACGATTGCGACTTTAACCAAATGCTCGATTTGCCGGTCTCTCATGGCGCGCCGAGGCATATTCGGGACTTCGATCCGACCAGACTCCACCGACGTCAGATCGTGACGAGAAACCACTGTTATGGCTGCACCGCGGGAACGGGCTCCTCCTGCGGCGGAAGTGTGACCGGATGA
- a CDS encoding sialidase family protein — MSGIRLLVGTKKGAFILTSDGKRKRWDVNGPHFGGWELYHLKASPVNPNRIYASQTSSWFGQVIQRSDDGGKTWTPPGTKPEDLMGPDGMPTGTSNMFAYDTSIETGRPLTTHQWYDGTQKPWEFKRVWHLEPSLTDPETVYAGVEDAALFRSTDGGKTWRELAGLREVKGSLWQPGAGGLCLHTIMLDPADPQRIYVAISAAGAFRTDDGGKTWRPINKGLRSNYELPDPDADVGHCVHRIAMHPSRPNVLFMQKHWDVLRSDDAGRSWREISGNLPSDFGFPIEVHAHEPNTIYVVPIKSDSEHFPPDGKLRVYRSRTGGNEWEPLTKGLPQQHCYVNVLRDAMAVDHLDPCGIYFGTTGGQVYGSADGGDSWEPIARDLPPVLSVEVQTLP, encoded by the coding sequence ATGAGCGGCATACGGTTATTGGTCGGAACCAAGAAGGGCGCGTTCATTCTCACGTCGGACGGCAAACGGAAACGGTGGGACGTCAACGGCCCTCACTTTGGCGGCTGGGAGCTGTACCATCTCAAGGCCTCGCCCGTGAATCCGAACCGGATTTACGCCTCGCAAACGAGCAGTTGGTTCGGCCAAGTAATTCAGCGCTCCGACGACGGCGGCAAGACATGGACTCCGCCGGGAACGAAGCCAGAGGATCTGATGGGGCCGGACGGCATGCCGACGGGGACCAGCAACATGTTCGCGTATGACACCTCGATCGAAACCGGACGACCGTTGACGACGCACCAGTGGTACGACGGCACACAGAAGCCATGGGAGTTCAAACGGGTGTGGCACCTCGAGCCCTCGTTGACCGATCCGGAGACGGTATACGCGGGCGTCGAAGATGCCGCCCTCTTCCGCTCCACCGACGGTGGGAAGACGTGGCGCGAGTTGGCCGGCTTGCGCGAGGTGAAGGGCAGTCTCTGGCAGCCCGGCGCGGGCGGCCTGTGCCTCCATACGATCATGCTGGATCCAGCCGACCCGCAACGCATCTATGTCGCCATCTCCGCGGCCGGGGCTTTCCGCACGGACGATGGCGGGAAGACCTGGCGGCCGATCAACAAGGGACTGCGCTCGAATTATGAGCTGCCGGACCCGGACGCCGATGTCGGCCATTGCGTGCACCGGATTGCCATGCATCCGTCCCGTCCGAACGTGCTCTTCATGCAAAAACATTGGGACGTGCTGCGGAGCGACGACGCGGGCCGATCGTGGCGTGAGATCAGCGGCAACCTGCCGAGCGATTTCGGCTTTCCGATCGAGGTCCATGCGCACGAGCCGAATACGATCTACGTCGTCCCGATCAAGAGCGATTCGGAACATTTCCCGCCGGACGGCAAGCTGCGCGTCTATCGAAGCCGGACAGGGGGCAACGAGTGGGAGCCGCTCACAAAGGGATTGCCGCAGCAGCACTGTTATGTGAATGTGCTGCGGGACGCGATGGCCGTCGATCATCTCGATCCATGCGGCATCTACTTCGGAACGACCGGCGGGCAGGTCTATGGGTCCGCCGATGGCGGCGACAGTTGGGAGCCCATCGCGCGGGATTTGCCGCCAGTGCTGTCGGTGGAAGTGCAAACGCTCCCGTAA
- the hflC gene encoding protease modulator HflC has protein sequence MTMQGIIVALIAVVVALLVLGASPFFVVDITQTAIVVQLGKPVRNITEPGLYFKMPFVQEVTYFDKRLLDYDSTPQDVITQDKKTLLLDNFAKWRIIDPLKVYQAFQSQRGALQRLHDIIYSELRVELGRHDLLEIVSSTRADIMRVVSKRANEKASVYGIEIQDVRIKRADLPEQNEKAVFARMQAERERQAKQYRAEGAEEAQKIRSEAEKDREIILAQAYKEAEELRGSGDAKAFRIYAEAYRQDPKFFEFTRSMEAYKATFKDKSTLVMSPDSEFLRYLKQRGGP, from the coding sequence ATGACGATGCAGGGTATTATCGTCGCGCTGATCGCGGTTGTCGTGGCGTTGCTCGTATTGGGGGCGTCGCCCTTTTTCGTCGTGGACATCACACAAACCGCGATCGTCGTTCAACTCGGCAAACCGGTGCGGAACATCACGGAGCCGGGCTTGTACTTCAAGATGCCTTTCGTCCAGGAGGTGACCTATTTCGACAAGCGGCTCCTGGATTACGACTCCACCCCCCAAGACGTCATCACTCAAGACAAGAAGACCCTCTTGCTCGACAACTTCGCCAAATGGCGCATCATCGATCCCTTGAAGGTCTATCAGGCCTTCCAAAGCCAGCGCGGTGCCTTGCAGCGGCTGCACGACATCATCTATTCCGAACTGCGCGTCGAATTGGGGCGTCACGATCTCTTGGAAATCGTCTCCAGCACGAGAGCGGATATCATGCGGGTGGTGTCCAAGCGGGCGAACGAAAAGGCGTCCGTCTATGGGATTGAGATCCAGGACGTGCGGATCAAACGCGCCGACCTGCCCGAGCAAAACGAGAAGGCGGTCTTCGCCCGCATGCAGGCCGAGCGGGAACGGCAGGCCAAGCAATACCGCGCCGAAGGAGCCGAGGAAGCCCAAAAAATCAGGTCCGAAGCGGAAAAAGATCGGGAAATCATCTTGGCCCAGGCCTACAAGGAAGCGGAAGAGCTGCGTGGGAGCGGTGACGCCAAGGCATTTCGCATCTACGCGGAAGCGTACCGTCAAGACCCCAAGTTCTTTGAGTTCACCCGTTCAATGGAAGCGTACAAGGCCACGTTTAAGGACAAATCCACGCTTGTGATGAGTCCCGATTCTGAATTTCTCCGCTACCTTAAACAGCGGGGAGGCCCGTGA
- the hflK gene encoding FtsH protease activity modulator HflK: protein MVWDPKDPWSRRQDPLEEALKQAQAQLKNLFPPGGFKLPSGGVVNIVVAALLILLVWQSIFIVAPDEEGVVKRFGTPVRTVEPGPHFKIPLIETVLQPKVAKLHRVEVGFRTNLQGRQQMVPQEALMLTGDMNILAVEFIVQYKIKESSEYLFNVADIHETIGKAAEAAMREVVGKSKIDEALTTGKAEIQQGTMTLLQSILDDYHAGVQVAAVQLQDVDPPEAVAAAFKDVTNAKEDREKLINQAQGYRNDIIPRAKGEAAELVNRARGYAQARVNRAQGEANRFLATLREYQQAKDVISKRIYIETMEEILPNMEKVIIDGKGGDRVLPYLPLDRLTKPTPKLEAAETQP, encoded by the coding sequence ATGGTGTGGGACCCCAAAGATCCTTGGAGCCGACGACAAGACCCGCTGGAAGAAGCCCTCAAGCAGGCCCAGGCGCAATTGAAGAATCTTTTTCCGCCGGGAGGGTTCAAGCTCCCATCGGGCGGCGTGGTCAACATCGTCGTCGCCGCGCTGCTGATTCTCCTGGTCTGGCAAAGCATCTTTATTGTGGCCCCCGATGAAGAAGGAGTCGTCAAGCGTTTCGGGACGCCGGTGCGGACGGTGGAGCCCGGCCCCCATTTCAAGATCCCGCTGATTGAGACCGTCCTTCAACCCAAAGTGGCCAAACTCCACCGTGTGGAGGTCGGGTTCCGGACCAATCTCCAAGGTCGGCAACAAATGGTCCCGCAAGAAGCCCTGATGTTGACGGGCGACATGAACATCCTCGCCGTCGAATTCATCGTCCAGTACAAGATCAAAGAGTCGAGCGAGTATCTGTTCAACGTGGCGGATATTCACGAGACGATCGGAAAGGCCGCCGAGGCCGCGATGCGGGAAGTGGTCGGCAAAAGCAAAATCGACGAAGCCCTGACCACGGGAAAGGCCGAAATTCAGCAAGGCACCATGACCTTGCTCCAGAGCATCCTCGATGACTATCACGCCGGCGTCCAGGTGGCCGCCGTCCAGCTCCAGGACGTGGACCCACCGGAGGCGGTAGCCGCCGCGTTCAAAGACGTGACCAACGCCAAGGAAGACCGTGAGAAACTGATCAATCAGGCGCAGGGCTACCGGAACGACATCATCCCCAGAGCCAAGGGTGAAGCGGCGGAACTGGTCAACCGCGCGAGAGGGTACGCGCAGGCCAGGGTCAACCGGGCCCAAGGCGAGGCCAACCGATTCCTCGCCACGCTCAGGGAATATCAGCAGGCGAAGGACGTGATCAGCAAGCGGATCTATATCGAAACGATGGAAGAAATCCTCCCGAACATGGAAAAGGTCATCATCGACGGGAAGGGCGGCGATCGCGTCTTGCCCTATCTGCCCCTGGACCGGCTGACCAAGCCGACGCCCAAATTGGAAGCGGCGGAGACTCAACCATGA